A genomic region of Gemmatimonadales bacterium contains the following coding sequences:
- a CDS encoding RNA polymerase sigma factor RpoD/SigA, translating to MRTYRDRRPRSLSRSSAGSSFDQYLLDIRKLPMITDPKEEIRLAKRAQKGDVDAMDRLVTANLRFVISYVKRFQGHGLDLGELVAIGNEGLLKAVKKFDPAHGVKFISYAVWWVRQCVLKALAEQTRTVRIPLNQNAALLRMAKVESLLSQELGRSPTDAETAQVLGESVDTIRSARLVSTVEMSLDAPVERSESGSATFGERVTGAAGGEIEDFVDTGLQREFLAKLFETYLTPRERRILALYYGLDEGSESLTLEGIGSMLGVTRERVRQIRERAFEKLRNSPEVRCLRFPPAEMA from the coding sequence ATGCGCACGTACCGCGATCGCCGGCCGCGCTCGCTTAGCCGGTCTTCCGCTGGTAGTTCCTTCGACCAGTACCTGCTGGACATCCGCAAGTTGCCGATGATCACCGATCCCAAAGAGGAGATTCGGCTGGCCAAACGCGCCCAGAAGGGTGACGTCGACGCCATGGACCGACTGGTGACCGCCAACCTGCGGTTCGTGATCTCGTACGTGAAACGATTCCAGGGACACGGCCTCGACCTGGGCGAGCTCGTCGCCATTGGCAACGAGGGCTTGCTCAAGGCGGTCAAGAAGTTCGACCCTGCCCACGGCGTAAAGTTCATCAGCTATGCCGTCTGGTGGGTCCGCCAGTGCGTGCTCAAGGCCCTGGCAGAACAGACCCGCACCGTCCGCATCCCGCTCAATCAGAATGCCGCCCTGCTCCGAATGGCCAAAGTGGAAAGCCTGCTGTCGCAGGAGCTGGGTCGCTCGCCCACGGACGCCGAAACCGCCCAGGTCCTGGGCGAATCAGTCGACACCATCCGGTCGGCGCGACTGGTTTCGACGGTCGAGATGTCACTCGATGCACCGGTCGAACGTAGCGAATCAGGGTCAGCCACCTTTGGCGAGCGCGTCACCGGCGCCGCCGGCGGCGAGATCGAGGATTTCGTCGACACCGGGCTGCAGCGTGAGTTTCTGGCCAAGCTCTTCGAGACCTATCTGACTCCGCGGGAGCGGCGCATCCTGGCCCTCTACTATGGCCTGGATGAGGGTTCCGAGTCGCTCACGCTGGAAGGCATCGGCTCGATGCTGGGCGTTACGCGCGAGCGGGTTCGCCAGATCCGCGAGCGCGCCTTCGAGAAACTTCGCAACTCGCCGGAAGTCCGCTGTCTTCGTTTCCCGCCGGCAGAGATGGCCTGA
- a CDS encoding FAD-binding oxidoreductase has product MSHAIHRTLAAQLGDAVTLDPSGLPRVAPASTDALATALGVANEHRWRVRIEGRGTWMPADAPADLAVTTRRLDRITSVASADLVATVQAGVGIGALAHALATHRAWLALDPPGAPERSIGSVLATATSGPARYRFGTVRDHVLGTTVVTGDGRVVRAGGSVVKNVAGYDLTKLQVGGFGAFGVIADVNLRLRTLPAARLLLTATGQLDALFHTGRALVDASIDATSIELLSPGVTNRTDWMLLVELAGTEAGVDAELARTAALAPVLRPLPESDAGIATALAQAFLEGPISLRAGALPPSLPALADAVELQLGAGRMSLGVGGGGFRWAGNASIPDLLDFRRSLAEQEVPLTIERAPWSVRQTIGHFGAFREGVGALTNRLRAVFDPSNILAAPLEGQRDG; this is encoded by the coding sequence ATGAGCCACGCCATCCACCGCACCCTCGCTGCGCAACTGGGAGACGCCGTCACGCTCGATCCGTCCGGCCTGCCGCGAGTGGCGCCCGCGTCGACGGACGCACTGGCCACTGCACTCGGCGTTGCCAACGAGCATCGCTGGCGAGTCCGGATCGAGGGCCGAGGAACCTGGATGCCGGCCGATGCACCGGCCGACCTGGCAGTCACGACTCGGCGGCTCGATCGAATCACCTCGGTGGCCTCCGCCGATCTGGTGGCCACGGTGCAAGCAGGTGTCGGAATCGGCGCGCTGGCCCATGCGCTTGCCACGCACCGTGCCTGGCTGGCGCTCGACCCGCCCGGCGCGCCGGAACGGTCGATCGGCTCGGTCCTCGCCACCGCCACATCCGGTCCAGCCCGCTACCGCTTCGGCACCGTGCGAGACCACGTGCTCGGTACCACGGTCGTCACGGGCGACGGTCGAGTCGTTCGGGCCGGCGGTTCCGTCGTAAAGAATGTGGCCGGCTATGACCTGACCAAACTTCAAGTCGGTGGCTTCGGCGCGTTCGGCGTCATTGCCGACGTCAATCTTCGCCTCCGGACACTGCCGGCCGCCCGGCTGCTGCTGACAGCGACCGGGCAGCTCGATGCGCTCTTTCACACCGGCCGAGCGCTGGTCGATGCCTCGATCGACGCGACCTCGATCGAGTTGCTCTCGCCCGGCGTAACCAACCGAACCGATTGGATGCTGCTCGTGGAACTCGCCGGAACCGAGGCCGGCGTCGATGCGGAGCTGGCCCGCACCGCAGCACTGGCGCCAGTGCTGCGCCCCCTGCCGGAGAGCGACGCCGGCATAGCGACCGCGCTGGCTCAGGCCTTCCTCGAAGGCCCGATCTCGCTCCGTGCCGGCGCCTTGCCGCCGTCGTTGCCCGCTCTGGCCGACGCCGTCGAACTGCAGCTGGGAGCAGGACGGATGAGCCTGGGCGTTGGGGGAGGAGGCTTTCGCTGGGCCGGCAATGCATCGATCCCAGACCTGCTCGACTTCCGACGATCGCTTGCCGAGCAGGAGGTGCCGCTCACGATCGAGCGCGCCCCCTGGAGTGTCCGCCAGACGATCGGCCACTTCGGCGCTTTTCGGGAAGGAGTCGGCGCCCTGACGAACCGGCTTCGCGCCGTCTTCGACCCGAGCAACATCCTGGCCGCCCCACTCGAAGGACAGCGCGATGGCTGA
- a CDS encoding cytidylate kinase-like family protein, with the protein MIITLSREFGAGGGLVARRVAAALGWRVVDNELIDQIADRSGLTPEEVAEREERAPGFVERLVRALSKAAPEIQAAPSDDVPELEEAKLVRVTEAVVADASREGRVVLVGRAASAVLGGERDALHVKVVAPRQARIDAIVSRTGCTPDQAAAEVARSDSARARYHEFYYGRDWRDASKYHLVLNTAALGIDQTVDTIVGRAKIRWPHETLERRSTRP; encoded by the coding sequence ATGATCATTACGCTGTCGCGTGAGTTCGGTGCCGGTGGCGGGCTGGTGGCTCGTCGGGTTGCGGCTGCGCTGGGCTGGCGCGTGGTCGACAACGAACTGATCGATCAGATTGCCGACCGTTCCGGCCTGACCCCGGAGGAGGTGGCCGAGCGGGAAGAGCGGGCCCCCGGTTTCGTGGAACGCCTGGTACGCGCGCTGAGCAAGGCTGCGCCGGAAATTCAGGCGGCGCCATCCGACGATGTGCCCGAACTGGAGGAGGCCAAGCTGGTCCGGGTGACTGAGGCGGTGGTGGCCGACGCGAGTCGGGAAGGACGGGTTGTGCTGGTCGGTCGGGCGGCGTCGGCGGTACTGGGAGGTGAGCGGGACGCGCTGCATGTCAAAGTCGTCGCGCCGCGTCAGGCCAGGATCGACGCCATCGTATCGCGGACCGGTTGCACGCCCGATCAGGCTGCTGCGGAGGTGGCGCGCTCGGATTCGGCGCGGGCGAGGTATCACGAGTTCTATTACGGCCGCGACTGGCGCGACGCATCGAAGTATCATCTCGTACTCAACACGGCAGCGCTCGGAATCGATCAGACCGTCGATACCATCGTCGGGCGGGCCAAAATCCGTTGGCCTCACGAAACCCTCGAGCGCCGTTCGACCCGACCCTGA
- a CDS encoding 4Fe-4S dicluster domain-containing protein produces the protein MADDRGGFSALDPCVHCGFCLPACPTYLATGDESDSPRGRILLMRALERGEIPPDDPALGQHLDACLGCRGCEPACPAGVGYGRGLEAARERLVAHRGLRPAARAVLGVFRRPWSWRLAMAGARVFRASGLASRWAGSGRLGFLAGMVEATEDRRPAARSMRSRLPGPAPRGTVAIFRGCVMDGLFDHVHAATCRTLEANGYRVVEIADQGCCGALHDHAGDAAGARALAARNVRAFLGQADAVVVNSAGCGALLKDAGHLLGSGDAERFGRSVRDVTELLADAGPRRGASLPLEVCYDAPCHLQHAQRIHKEPLAMLQAIPDLTVRVLPGADRCCGSAGIYGVLNPEMSRQVLDDKIAAIRDASPRPAFIATGNPGCLMQIGAGLRAANLDIAAVHPVELLDWSYRAAGFYDDPATASSNGNE, from the coding sequence ATGGCTGACGACCGCGGCGGCTTCAGCGCGCTCGATCCGTGCGTTCATTGCGGATTCTGTCTGCCCGCCTGCCCGACCTATCTCGCGACGGGCGACGAGAGCGACAGCCCGCGCGGCCGCATCCTCCTGATGCGCGCTCTGGAGCGCGGCGAGATTCCCCCCGACGACCCCGCCCTCGGTCAGCACCTCGATGCCTGCCTCGGCTGCCGGGGCTGTGAACCCGCCTGCCCGGCTGGCGTTGGGTACGGCCGCGGGCTCGAGGCTGCCCGGGAACGCCTGGTTGCGCACCGCGGCCTCCGCCCCGCCGCGCGGGCCGTCCTGGGCGTCTTTCGGCGACCCTGGTCCTGGCGTCTGGCTATGGCAGGGGCTCGGGTCTTCCGGGCCAGCGGACTGGCCTCCCGATGGGCCGGATCCGGCCGATTAGGGTTCCTGGCCGGGATGGTAGAGGCCACCGAGGATCGTCGTCCAGCCGCCCGTTCGATGCGGTCACGGCTCCCGGGGCCCGCCCCCCGGGGCACCGTCGCGATCTTCCGTGGTTGTGTCATGGACGGCCTCTTCGACCACGTCCACGCGGCAACCTGCCGAACACTGGAAGCCAACGGATACCGGGTCGTCGAGATCGCCGACCAGGGCTGCTGTGGCGCCCTGCACGACCACGCCGGCGATGCGGCCGGTGCCAGGGCGCTGGCCGCCCGCAATGTGCGCGCGTTCCTGGGCCAGGCCGATGCCGTCGTCGTCAACAGCGCCGGCTGCGGAGCCCTGCTCAAAGATGCGGGCCACCTGCTCGGCAGCGGGGACGCCGAGCGGTTTGGGCGCTCCGTCCGAGACGTGACAGAGTTGCTGGCCGATGCCGGGCCCCGACGCGGCGCCTCGCTCCCGCTCGAGGTGTGCTATGACGCCCCGTGTCACCTGCAGCATGCGCAGCGAATCCACAAGGAGCCGCTTGCCATGCTGCAGGCCATTCCTGACCTGACCGTCCGCGTGCTGCCCGGCGCCGATCGCTGCTGCGGCAGCGCCGGGATCTACGGCGTGCTCAATCCCGAGATGTCCCGCCAGGTGCTCGACGACAAGATTGCTGCCATCCGGGATGCGTCGCCCCGACCGGCCTTCATCGCCACGGGCAACCCCGGTTGTCTGATGCAGATCGGCGCCGGACTGCGGGCCGCCAACCTCGACATTGCCGCCGTCCATCCGGTCGAACTGCTCGACTGGTCGTATCGCGCGGCTGGCTTTTACGATGACCCGGCCACGGCGTCCTCAAACGGCAACGAATGA
- the aroB gene encoding 3-dehydroquinate synthase: MVAGPRILVRHGLGEYPVIIRPGLLDDLDSLAEEVLPGRRLVAITDRNVARAVPPTLKCPFLVVPPGESSKTRRRWADLTDQLLELGLTRQGALVAVGGGVVGDLTGFVAATYLRGIPFLQVPTSLLAMVDASVGGKTGLNTKHGKNLVGAFHPPAAVAVDPLAIRSLRSAHVRGGLMEAIKHGVIADAAYYDWIADSTRTLLARDPVAVTRLVTTSVTIKSEVVGADEKEEGRRAILNAGHTVGHALERWSGYRIPHGDAVGIGLHVETVLAEDLGLAPPGTADLLRSRLTALGLPLTLPPASDDDALLEAMHHDKKVRDHALRFALPRAPGLLASLSGAWTTAVSDDSVRQSLGRARTLYQA, from the coding sequence ATGGTAGCCGGCCCACGAATCCTGGTCCGCCACGGTCTCGGAGAGTATCCCGTCATCATCCGCCCCGGCCTGCTCGACGACCTCGATTCGCTTGCAGAGGAAGTGCTGCCGGGACGGCGCCTCGTCGCGATAACCGACCGCAATGTCGCGCGCGCTGTTCCCCCAACCCTCAAGTGCCCGTTCCTGGTTGTGCCGCCCGGCGAGAGTTCCAAGACCCGCCGGCGCTGGGCCGACCTGACCGACCAGCTCCTGGAACTCGGTCTGACCCGTCAGGGAGCGCTGGTTGCGGTCGGAGGGGGCGTCGTCGGTGACCTGACCGGGTTCGTGGCCGCCACGTACCTGCGCGGAATCCCGTTCCTCCAGGTCCCCACCTCGCTCCTGGCCATGGTCGATGCCTCGGTCGGCGGCAAAACCGGCCTCAATACCAAGCACGGGAAGAACCTGGTCGGCGCGTTTCATCCCCCGGCTGCGGTCGCCGTCGACCCGCTGGCCATCCGATCGCTCCGGTCGGCCCATGTCCGGGGCGGCCTGATGGAGGCAATCAAGCATGGGGTCATTGCCGATGCCGCATACTACGATTGGATTGCCGACTCGACCCGCACCTTGCTGGCGCGCGACCCTGTCGCGGTCACCCGCCTGGTCACCACCAGCGTGACGATCAAAAGCGAGGTCGTCGGGGCCGACGAAAAGGAGGAAGGACGGCGGGCCATCCTCAACGCCGGGCACACCGTGGGACACGCGCTGGAGCGCTGGTCAGGGTACCGTATTCCACACGGCGATGCGGTTGGCATCGGCCTTCATGTGGAAACCGTGCTGGCGGAGGATCTGGGGCTCGCGCCGCCCGGAACCGCTGACCTGCTTCGGAGCCGCCTCACTGCACTCGGCTTGCCCCTGACACTGCCGCCCGCGAGCGACGACGACGCCTTGCTCGAGGCCATGCACCATGACAAAAAGGTCCGCGATCATGCCCTCCGCTTTGCGCTCCCGCGCGCGCCGGGCCTGCTGGCATCGCTGAGCGGTGCATGGACCACAGCCGTGTCGGACGACAGCGTTAGGCAATCGTTAGGCAGGGCTCGTACACTCTACCAGGCCTGA
- a CDS encoding LON peptidase substrate-binding domain-containing protein produces MARFPLFPLPVVLFPGALLPLHIFEPRYRAMIADCAEGNQRFVLLPPGNDDEAPASGTVGTIARIRAVQALADGRSNIAVSGEERVSLTAVAAADRPYLIGDVTPLDDLDELPVSPADTARLLALGERYVVALSTMSETDADADLAVDPGTLTFQIASLTEWDFPTKQHFLTLRSPRERVERLLEALPAQLVDVEARAATHRGAKLNGKGKHPV; encoded by the coding sequence ATGGCCAGGTTTCCGCTCTTTCCGCTGCCGGTCGTCCTCTTCCCGGGGGCCCTGCTGCCACTCCACATTTTCGAGCCGCGCTACCGGGCCATGATCGCCGACTGCGCCGAGGGCAATCAGCGTTTCGTGTTGCTGCCCCCGGGCAATGACGACGAGGCGCCGGCGTCGGGAACTGTGGGAACCATCGCCCGGATCCGGGCGGTCCAGGCCCTCGCGGATGGCCGATCGAACATCGCCGTGTCGGGCGAGGAACGGGTCTCGCTGACGGCCGTGGCGGCGGCTGATCGACCTTACTTGATCGGCGACGTCACTCCCCTCGATGACCTCGACGAGTTGCCGGTGTCACCTGCCGATACCGCCCGCTTGCTGGCGCTGGGTGAGCGGTATGTTGTCGCCCTGAGCACGATGTCTGAGACAGATGCCGACGCCGACCTCGCGGTCGATCCGGGGACCCTCACGTTTCAGATCGCGTCGCTGACAGAGTGGGATTTCCCGACCAAGCAGCACTTTCTCACGCTCCGCTCGCCTCGTGAACGAGTCGAGCGGTTGCTCGAGGCGCTACCGGCCCAGCTGGTCGATGTGGAAGCACGCGCGGCGACCCACCGCGGCGCCAAGCTCAACGGCAAGGGCAAGCACCCCGTATGA
- a CDS encoding FAD-binding protein: MSLPADLRDALAAIVGPRWVKTANAERRTYETDGLPTHASLPALAVLPGSRAEVIAIIRLLAERNVPWVVRGAGTGLSGGALADNTTVLIPLTRLNRILSIDPVSRRAVIEPGVVNARLSEAAAPYGLYYAPDPSSQAACTIGGNVAENAGGPHCLKYGTTTNHIVEIEVVLADGSIARLGSRQGEAWGPDLVGLFVGSEGMFGVALEITTRLEPTPAAVRTLLSAFDSVRGASEAVSAIVASGVVPAALELLDRACVVAVENSIYAAGYPTDAEAVLLVELDGTRASVDAEAPLVEAILRQFKARSIRSAETPESRAKLWQGRKKAFGALGRITADLVVQDAVVPRSTLPAVLDTITAIGQRHRLLITNVFHAGDGNLHPVICYDQRDPDLRDRAIQAGREIMEACVAAGGSITGEHGVGSDKIDYMPLIFDETSLATMCATRKAFDPSGRANPGKVVPIHSCREWRAGWVE, from the coding sequence ATGAGCCTGCCGGCTGACCTTCGCGATGCGCTCGCCGCCATCGTTGGCCCGCGCTGGGTCAAGACCGCCAATGCGGAGCGGCGTACCTACGAAACGGACGGGCTGCCGACCCATGCCTCCCTTCCCGCGCTCGCCGTGCTGCCGGGCTCGCGCGCCGAAGTCATCGCGATCATCCGGCTCCTGGCCGAGCGAAACGTGCCCTGGGTGGTGCGTGGCGCGGGAACCGGTCTCTCGGGCGGCGCTCTGGCCGACAACACCACGGTTCTGATTCCGCTGACCCGCCTCAACCGGATCCTTTCGATCGATCCTGTGTCGCGACGCGCGGTCATCGAACCTGGCGTCGTCAACGCGAGGCTGTCGGAGGCCGCGGCCCCGTACGGGTTGTACTACGCGCCGGATCCGTCGAGTCAGGCCGCCTGCACGATCGGGGGCAACGTGGCGGAGAACGCCGGGGGACCCCACTGCCTCAAGTACGGCACCACCACCAACCACATCGTGGAAATCGAGGTGGTCCTTGCCGATGGGTCCATCGCCCGGCTGGGCAGCCGTCAGGGCGAGGCGTGGGGCCCGGATCTGGTCGGGCTCTTCGTCGGCTCGGAAGGCATGTTCGGTGTCGCACTCGAAATCACCACTCGACTGGAACCGACCCCGGCGGCGGTGCGCACCTTGCTGTCCGCCTTCGACTCGGTCCGGGGTGCGAGCGAAGCGGTCAGCGCCATCGTCGCATCCGGGGTGGTCCCTGCCGCGCTCGAACTGCTGGACCGAGCCTGCGTAGTGGCCGTAGAGAACTCGATCTACGCCGCGGGCTACCCCACCGACGCCGAGGCTGTCCTGCTGGTCGAGCTCGACGGTACCCGCGCATCCGTCGATGCCGAGGCGCCGCTGGTCGAGGCTATCCTGCGGCAGTTCAAGGCCAGGTCGATCCGGTCGGCCGAAACCCCCGAAAGCCGGGCCAAGCTCTGGCAGGGTCGCAAGAAAGCATTCGGAGCCCTGGGCAGAATCACCGCTGACCTGGTGGTGCAGGATGCGGTGGTGCCGCGCTCGACCCTGCCCGCCGTCCTCGACACCATCACGGCCATCGGCCAGCGGCATCGTCTGCTGATTACCAACGTCTTCCACGCCGGCGACGGCAATCTGCACCCGGTCATCTGCTACGATCAGCGCGACCCCGACCTGCGAGATCGCGCGATCCAGGCCGGCCGCGAGATCATGGAGGCGTGCGTCGCGGCCGGCGGCAGCATCACGGGCGAGCACGGTGTCGGCTCCGACAAGATCGACTACATGCCGCTGATCTTCGACGAGACGAGCCTCGCCACCATGTGCGCCACCCGGAAGGCCTTCGACCCCTCGGGTCGAGCCAACCCCGGCAAGGTCGTGCCGATCCACAGCTGCCGCGAGTGGCGCGCCGGATGGGTCGAATGA
- a CDS encoding cob(I)yrinic acid a,c-diamide adenosyltransferase, whose protein sequence is MKIYTRTGDKGTTGLFGGGRVPKSHPRVAAYGDVDELNSVLGLVRATGPDLFDTELERIQRDLFSIGGHLATPEPEKVRAALAKAELSEARIEELERLIDAADEQLPALRAFVLPGGTLKAAHLHVARTVCRRAERHVVALAADEEIPTLFVGYLNRLSDLLFTWARLANAREGRGDITW, encoded by the coding sequence GTGAAGATCTATACCCGAACAGGCGACAAAGGGACCACCGGGCTCTTCGGCGGAGGGCGGGTCCCAAAGTCACACCCTCGCGTGGCGGCCTATGGCGACGTCGACGAGCTCAACTCCGTCCTTGGCCTGGTCCGCGCCACCGGGCCGGATCTGTTCGACACCGAGTTGGAGCGGATCCAGCGCGACCTGTTCTCCATCGGCGGCCACCTGGCCACCCCGGAGCCGGAGAAAGTCCGGGCCGCGCTGGCCAAAGCCGAGCTCAGCGAGGCCCGCATCGAGGAACTTGAGCGTCTGATCGACGCCGCCGACGAACAGCTCCCGGCGCTCCGGGCTTTCGTCCTGCCGGGAGGCACCCTCAAAGCCGCTCACCTCCACGTGGCGCGAACGGTCTGCCGCCGCGCTGAACGACACGTCGTAGCCCTGGCGGCGGACGAGGAGATTCCCACCCTGTTCGTCGGCTATCTCAATCGGCTGAGCGACCTGCTGTTTACCTGGGCCCGGCTCGCCAACGCCCGCGAGGGCCGCGGCGACATTACATGGTAG
- a CDS encoding folate-binding protein YgfZ translates to MMDRVPRSLTQLARLRNDPLRIPDRLAIFRIAGPGAEQCLQGLLTNDVSKPGVDTMLYGALLTPKGMIVVDYWVIRLADGFLFATDLSAQQASLDLFRRQLPPRLAKVTDLTESWAARWLLGERTDPWVSLADSPHPEPGRAHRLPVGSGEIVVGAPPSSRAGFRYLVLGPSAVLPDADAILGGTGALGEMGDLRTARVLAGFPTLGVEIDDRTLPQEVDFDGIGGISYTKGCYVGQETVARLHFRGHANWLLRGLEVTGDRSGLTDPIERDGKPVARIGTLIELGPDHAIGLAKVRREVEPGTTLDLAGVTVRVAGLEPGPWFIPPQSLA, encoded by the coding sequence ATGATGGATCGCGTTCCTCGCTCTCTGACCCAACTCGCTCGCCTGCGAAATGATCCGCTCCGGATTCCCGACCGGCTCGCCATCTTCCGGATTGCCGGACCCGGAGCAGAGCAATGCCTGCAGGGCCTTTTGACCAACGACGTCAGCAAGCCCGGCGTGGACACGATGCTCTACGGCGCGCTGCTCACCCCCAAGGGTATGATCGTGGTCGACTACTGGGTCATTCGGCTGGCCGATGGCTTCCTCTTCGCTACCGATCTCTCGGCGCAGCAAGCCTCGCTCGACCTGTTTCGGCGCCAGCTTCCACCCCGGCTTGCCAAGGTGACCGACCTGACCGAGAGCTGGGCTGCCCGATGGCTGCTGGGCGAACGGACCGATCCATGGGTGAGTCTCGCAGACAGCCCGCACCCAGAGCCGGGGCGGGCCCACCGGCTACCCGTTGGTTCGGGAGAGATCGTCGTTGGAGCACCACCGTCCAGCCGGGCCGGCTTCCGCTACCTCGTGCTCGGTCCGTCCGCAGTGCTGCCCGATGCAGACGCCATTCTCGGGGGTACCGGCGCGCTGGGTGAGATGGGCGATCTCCGTACCGCGCGAGTCCTTGCCGGGTTTCCAACACTGGGCGTGGAGATCGACGACCGGACCCTGCCTCAAGAAGTCGATTTCGACGGCATTGGCGGTATCTCGTATACCAAAGGGTGCTACGTCGGGCAGGAAACGGTGGCCCGCCTCCATTTCCGAGGACATGCAAACTGGCTGCTGCGGGGCCTGGAAGTCACCGGCGACCGCTCAGGGCTGACCGATCCCATCGAGCGGGACGGCAAGCCTGTGGCTCGCATCGGCACGCTGATCGAACTCGGTCCTGACCACGCCATCGGGCTTGCCAAGGTCCGCAGGGAGGTGGAGCCTGGGACTACCCTGGACTTGGCGGGCGTGACGGTTCGCGTCGCAGGGCTGGAACCCGGGCCGTGGTTCATCCCGCCGCAAAGCTTGGCCTGA
- a CDS encoding magnesium chelatase, translating to MERPTTLGGLRASPYVGARSIHDEIRANLLAALARGETLFPGIQGYEDTVVPQVINALLARQDFILLGLRGQAKSRLLRGLTRFLDEAIPVVAGSEINDDPFAPISRYARDTLATHGDDTPIAWLPREARYVEKLATPDVTIADLIGDIDPIKAARGGHTLGDELTMHYGLLPRANRCIFAINELPDLSGKIQVGLFNIMQEGDVQIKGYPIRLALDVALVFTANPEDYTARGKIVTPLKDRIGAEIQTHYPRTVELGMAITAQEAWVDRGELEVRTPEFMRELIERVAFEARTDRRIDKRSGVSQRLPISLLENVVSNAERRGIMRGERTVVPRVSDCYASLPAITGKLELEYEGELQGAETIAKDLVRRAAHRTFAARAEDVSPEQIDLVVAWFDGGGALRIGGDERTELCLSAFETVPGLVPLAAQVAGGSDHAGADLVSAAELTLEALTAQKRISRSDDLGWTAARFGRERRRDPDD from the coding sequence ATGGAACGACCCACCACTCTCGGCGGACTGCGTGCCAGTCCATACGTTGGCGCCCGCAGTATCCACGACGAGATCCGCGCCAATCTGCTCGCCGCTCTCGCCCGGGGCGAGACCCTCTTTCCCGGCATTCAGGGATACGAGGACACCGTGGTGCCCCAGGTCATCAACGCCTTGCTTGCTCGGCAGGATTTTATCCTGCTCGGGCTCCGCGGCCAGGCCAAGAGCCGGCTGCTCCGCGGTCTGACCCGTTTCCTCGACGAGGCTATCCCGGTCGTGGCGGGCAGCGAAATCAACGATGACCCCTTTGCCCCGATTTCGAGGTACGCCCGCGACACTCTAGCTACGCATGGCGACGACACCCCGATCGCCTGGCTGCCCCGTGAAGCGCGCTACGTCGAGAAACTGGCCACGCCCGACGTCACCATTGCCGACCTGATCGGCGATATCGATCCGATCAAGGCCGCCAGGGGGGGACACACGTTAGGCGACGAACTCACCATGCACTACGGCCTGCTGCCACGAGCCAACCGCTGCATCTTTGCCATCAACGAGCTGCCCGACCTGAGCGGCAAGATTCAGGTCGGGCTTTTCAATATCATGCAGGAAGGCGACGTCCAGATCAAAGGATATCCGATCCGCCTGGCCCTCGACGTGGCGCTCGTCTTCACGGCCAATCCCGAGGACTACACGGCCCGGGGCAAGATCGTGACCCCGCTCAAGGACCGCATCGGCGCCGAAATCCAGACCCACTACCCCCGCACGGTCGAACTGGGAATGGCCATCACCGCCCAGGAAGCCTGGGTCGATCGGGGCGAACTCGAGGTCCGGACCCCGGAGTTCATGCGTGAACTGATCGAGCGCGTCGCTTTCGAAGCCCGCACCGATCGACGGATCGACAAACGATCTGGTGTCAGCCAGCGCCTCCCCATCAGCCTGCTCGAGAACGTAGTGTCCAACGCGGAGCGGCGCGGTATCATGCGCGGCGAGCGCACCGTCGTCCCGCGGGTGAGCGACTGCTACGCCTCGCTTCCCGCCATCACCGGCAAACTCGAGCTCGAGTACGAGGGCGAACTGCAAGGTGCGGAAACCATTGCCAAGGATCTGGTCCGCCGCGCGGCCCACCGGACCTTCGCGGCTCGCGCCGAGGATGTCAGCCCGGAACAGATCGACCTGGTGGTGGCGTGGTTCGACGGCGGCGGCGCGCTGCGGATCGGCGGCGACGAGCGCACCGAGCTCTGTCTCTCGGCGTTCGAGACCGTCCCGGGACTGGTCCCGCTGGCCGCGCAGGTGGCCGGCGGGTCCGATCACGCCGGCGCGGACCTGGTCTCCGCTGCGGAGCTGACCCTCGAAGCCTTGACCGCGCAGAAACGAATCAGCCGGAGCGACGACCTGGGATGGACGGCCGCGCGGTTCGGGCGGGAACGGCGTCGCGACCCGGACGACTGA